CACTGTTGACACCATttctatgaaacaaaaatattacaaaatcattaataaaatgtttccatACAAATATTCCTTTATTGACTCTTAACACTGCTAAAAATTatggaattaaaataaaatgcaaatccATAACATTTGTCCCCGTATGGCCAGTTACCACATGGAACCCTCCACCGCAAAGATCCTTGTAAAAATTATATGAATCATTTTGTCCCAAGTAACTCTCGAAAGCCTGCATCTCTTTCGTCTTAAGGAACTCTTCCACAACTAAACTACAACCTAATGCCCCTGCTGCAGGACACGGACCATCTATTCCATCTGTCCCTGCACTGAGGAAACAAACATCGCGAAGAAGAGGGTTTGTGAAAAATTCCAGCGACATTCTCATGGCTAGTTCCTGATTTCGACCGCCCACTCCGGAGCCAGTCACATGAACTGTTGGTTCGCCAGCGAGGATCAACAACAAAGGCTTACCTGCTTTCATGCTCATCTGAACTGTTTTGATGAAATGTTTGAATATTCTACAATCGAAAGGAAAGAGCTCCTGGAAATCGTCTTctgttatttcttctttttggtATTTTCTAAGGGATTCTAGCAGAAGTTTGTAGAGTGCGATAACTTCTTCAATGGAACCCTGAATGGATGTACTCAGAATGAACGGATTATAGCCGAGTGACACACTCTCACTGACACTTTTCTCTGTCGCCACTTTGTTGTCGCCAACAATGTAGATTGTGTTGTTCAACCCAGGCGCCTCTGGATTCTCTTCGTTTTGAAGCAGATCTTGCACCTCATTGGGTACATCCTGCCAGAGGTGGTATTTCATGAGGATTTCATAGGCTCTGAACTTTCTAGTACGAATAGGGCTGGTGGGTCCACTGGCTATTAAGTCAACTGGATCATTGACAATGTCACTGATTACAAATGATATCACAGCGAAAGCGTTCTTGGCAGCTACAGCCAGGCGACCTCCTTTCACCTCCGAGAGCGCTATTCGCACGATATTCATCTCATCGATGGAAGCACCTTGTAGCGACAACCTTTTTATCAATGTTTGCTTTTGTTCCAGTTCAATGGGAGCCTTTGGCAACGGCAGGAGGGCTGATCCACCTCCAGATATGAGAACAAATAGAATGTCATTCTCACCCATTCGATGAGCCAGTTCTTTGATACTCTTAGCTGCCTCCAGAGCCACCTGGTCTGGCTGATTGTTCGGGGCTCCTTCGAAGACTTGTATCTTCGATTCACTTGCTAGCTGCATATTGGGGTCTTCTTTGAATTGCTCTTGTGTCCCAATGGGAATGCTCAATATTCCCGACACCAATCGTTTGTCCAGAGACTTCTCCAGTTGAACTGCCATCCCTAGGACTGCCTTGCCAAAGCCAACGACATGACATCGCTTCCGGGTTATATCGAATGTTTTGCTTTGGATTCGGATAACCACTCGTTTGTTGTCATCGAGTTTCGGCTGCAGAGCATATTTATTTCGATCGAAAAGATTAGCTGGACGCACAGATTCTACggatttaaagaaaattctttttagattttgtaAGTGCAGTGGAAGAGACTTTACAAGGTCCATTTGATAAgatagtaaaaacaaaacaaattaaataaaagaaaataagaagacaaaaaaaaacaaacctattTACGTCAAGACTCAAAGGTCAGAGAATAAAAAGTCatatagaagaaaaataaactcaCTTGGGAGGAAGGAATGTCagtgtcaaaatgaaaacaGTCGAGTTTATCTTCTTGGCTACTTTTTAATTTGCTGCGTTTACACTTTGTGTTTGTTGTTCAGCATCGGTTTGAAATCAGTTTGGTTTGAATCGAAACAATACGAAGAACTGAGTCGAATTGCAATTGGATTGAATTGAAGTTTGTAGTTTGTTTTGCATGGAATGGATTTTGACACTattgtattctattttttattgcaaCACAATAGAATATACCGTTGTAATTCGATCCCTTGATAGATTTTTGAAATGGTGTAATATATTGTTCCACTTATATTATATTCACAacgaatatttttcaataactaaATTTGTCAGAAGAAGAGCAAGAAACAAACAGACATTTGACTAGTTTTAAAGCCATGCAGTTAAGATAACCGCGTTTAGAGGCTGCtgctttgatttattttgttggaaTATAAATTAAGAGAGCATTATCAAAGCTTTTAAACTAAGCAAATATTCTCtggttgtttaatttttttaaattgatatttagtACAAAACAActaatagccttttcacaccaaagatgttatgatgggctgcaaattctccatgactatctctttggcttcttcttttgaggactcgcctggttTGTCCAATGCattgaggatcttcttgatgttgggaGGATGTTCACAAAGTTTCGATAACCCACTGTtatggttttattcactggaacaatgATTCTCACATTGTGGATTGTTTTGGCGCACCACCTCCACCAGAATTTTTGTTCCATATTTATTCttctccacaaatgaacttatcgcctttcttaTATTTCACAAATTCTTGTGATTGAATGGAGTTTCCgaaaagtctttctccaggtagtaagcgaaagcgtcaaACATATTTGTGGTGgcgagttcgaagacgcatcccttagAAACGTCATTAcaaactatgagcaagtcttcgtcatccttggggtcgtcacgccagtagccatagtgaattttagttaattacttaacaaagagcgtttgaaactctgaagaaccgccagtgccgcaaatagttaCCAAATTTTCCAGCAAGTTTTTCTGTTGCCACGCAGCTGccccaaagtttccttttttctctTCAGAATAATACAGAATATGCTgtaaagaaataattcttattttgtaagtaaattgtataaataatattacttaccacgaccaaatttatttcaaaatgaaatatttgttttgacaacagcatcagctgttttttttacaataatttgagcgctgaatgcttcgaaaggtttgtttgtttagttcaactttgaattactactagttttcgaaaggttttatataaaacctgtggtttaccaaaaatttttggaaaaacttaagttaggttttcggcgaaaaccgataatttcacgaaaaccgggttttggacttggtgtgaaaagcctataagcAAATAAGAAAGGATCTCCTGAAGAAAggacatttcaaataatttgatgTCCCAATTAAGTTTTGTCTAATTGATTTTACTGTGGTTCAATTAAGGTAAAAATATGTGATTGTATAAACATTTATAACTTAATTgtgacaaaaatttgaaatctcaTCTAATTTGACGAAACAGTTAATCGCTAAATACTTGTCTAAAATTAGTCATTTAACAAAgcttttgtttggttttgaagGGATACGATAATTTATGCAGCCTTAGTGCCTCTTAAAACAGGAAGTAAGAGCGGATGAAGTaaacttttaatcaaattattaaaaaggtaaagttttttttttttttaaatgaatacagTTTGTATTTCATGTAGAATTAAACATTTAGTCCATTAAAACTATGCCAAAGAATGGAGTCAACCtcagaatttaaaacaaaaaactggaactttggttttactttattttgacgtttttaaCATTGTGTAGAATACTCATAATACCTCGTGTCTGAATTGCTAGTTATGGAACGATACAGTTAACAAagacttttacaaaaatgtaaagcaTTACATTTGCTACAATTTTCGTTCGGTACATTTTCTTATACGCTCAACCGTTTCAGATTCAGagttagtacccgtggcatgatgtttagtgcgttggactgtcatacgaAAGGTtttggttcgatccctgcctgtgcctgTGAAAAGTTTCATttacggatactgcctcttgtgagcaattgacaaattctctaagagtaattcttgtcatgaaaaagtgtttctcaaataagacgttcggattcggcatataaactatagatcccctccatccctgcaattaatcggacacaggaatggttgagatttgtaagtcactaggccctggttctgtacggacttttgcgccaacttatttatttatttagttatatcgggtgatttttttgaggttaggattttcatgcattagtatttgacagatcacgcgggatttcagacatggtgtcaaagagaaagatgctcagtatgctttgacatttcatcatgaatagacttactaacgagcaacgcttgcaaatcattgaattttattaccaaaatcagtgttcggttcggttttatcgacaaattttgttcagtgatGAGattcatttctggttgaatggctacgtaaataagcaaaattgccgcatttggagtgaagagcaaccagaagccgttcaagaactgcccatgcatcccgaaaaatgcactgtttggtgtggtttgtacgctggtggaatcattggaccgtattttttcaaagatgctgttggacgcaacgttacggtgaatggcgatcgctatcgttcaatgctaacaaactttttgttgccaaaaatggaagaactgaacttggttgacatgtggtttcaacaagatggcgctacatgccacacagctcgcgattctatggccattttgagggaaaacttcggagaacaattcatctcaaggaatggaccggtaagttggccaccaagatcatgcgatttgacgcctttagactattttttgtggggctacgtcaagtttaaagtctacacaaataagccagcaactattccagctttggaagacaacatttccgaagaaattcgggctattccggccgaaatgctcgaaaaagttacccaaaattggactttccgaatggaccacgcagccgcggtcattggttttcatcaatgAAAACTATCAtaggaattttttgacaggtcaatTATagctataattaaaaatttttgtcattgctaaaagtttcattaaattgtgtgaaattggaacaaaaATTAGTGGAACgtttcgtttcacttttgatctttgtgtgatttccgatagatcagtttataattttcattcaatcaaagggaaacaccgtccaatattgattcaaaaaatgttccagatcgatttcaatgatagctataactgttCCCTTACTTAACTAATTTAATGGATTTTGATTAATCGGGAAACTTAGCGATACATTGTCCGATATTCATTGTAAAAATTCAGctagtatttgaaaaaaaaaaaaaaacaaataaaaaaatcataaaaattgatCGAAGTTACTAAGTGAGCAATAGAAGGCAAATGTATGAGCCTCTTTTGGTTGCCTGCAACTTAGGCCCATTTGctgaaacaaaacttaaatattgatgATCAATCTACTTTTTTACTCTACGGGCTCATGGCTCATACTTAAGCTATTTAGGTTTTGGCAACTTTTGGGATGTTTTTGTAAATAGGGATACGAAACCACTCTTTTTGATATCAATTAAGAGTAATATAAAGCTCAATGAGCCCAATGTGAAccccttaaaaaattaaaataaatacaaattatgttaTATCTAAATTAGgtgatttatttctatttaacaaATCATTCGCactaatgaattaaaaaaattacataattacTGACGATTAAAGgtgcaaataaaaaagtatgCAGAAATTAAGAAGTCAGATAGGCAAACACATTGGCCTTGCCATAAATGACATCAAGAATGAGTTAACTATACCTTCACTAAGTTCAACTGCGATGAATGgatgaataaagaaaaaaaaacataacaatgaAACAAATTATGAGATGTTAATTGTCAATTTGAACTTTAAGAtcattaacattaaaataacataaaactattttctcaagtttaaaattattatgaaagaCATAATGAATTACtatctaaaaaaatagttatcatCACTTGCTATAATTATTTGGACACATTTAggtattttaagttttagtttttggcaataaacaaaaaaaccaaagagTTTATTTATTGAGGAATGTTAATTTAGCATAGGTAtgattgtaaaaattaaataaggtcAGTGGTTATATAAGTGTTGACTACTTTTTCTTCAAAGATTCAattgttaaatgtttgttttttgtttgattttatattttgagttaaaatttcttaaaatcttttcatCAGTTGAAGCTACAAAGTTAAAAACCCTTAATACGATAACAACTTCTGTACAATGTGAAAATTCGTTACATTGCCTACTGACTCACAAAAGACAGCCTGTCATACGATTTAAAGTGGACCAGGGTTTAAACCATAGGACTTACATACATTATCAACAGCAATCAAAATTCAATACCAACCTTTTCCGATTTCCTGGGTCGAAAAAATGACATAGAGTAGATTGTTATGTAATAATCAAAAACACGGAAATCAAAATGTTTGACCAGGTCTTctataatatttctttcttaCTAAAATGTACTTTAAGTTTatatctataatttatttaatgttaagttacatataaaatgtatgtacaaaTGTACATGTatcgcaaaataaaaacataaaattgttgCTCTCTGggtaagtaggtaggtattgaaatattaaatcacAAAATCACGTAATGATGTACCTATGATATGATATGACATTAGGTTAGGGTAGGACAGTAACACTAATGTCTGCGCTATGCTTCAATAACTTTGGGTCaataaaacataacatttcTTTGGAATCTAAgatttcattttaaaggttGAGTAATGATTcctaaaaaaatctatatttaagaaaatgttttgtaCTCGAATATTTATACTAGAATCATTTGTAtcgttatttcaaaaatataagcaTTCTGCGTAGATATGGCatataacttatttttatccaaaaaatatCTAAGAATAATTTTGATGCGTAAGATTCTACATAGACAATAAAggcgtttttattttcaagttcaaGGCACTGAGCAGAGTTTGATCACATCGAGTACACTCTGAGCAGAATTTTATCAGAGCTCTCTGAACTGAATTGAAGTGttaaaagttttagaatttGCCATCTATGTCTTTCGTACCACACAATTCCAACCGCTTTTTTACTCCATTTGCTCGGTAATATTATTCAGAACTCAtaggctgcgttcaatctcgtgttggatagggtatcttggataggtggatttttagatgcCTTGTTGAACGAGTGGGATAGCTGTAttaagatagctgtcaaaaaataaaaacaactttcagctgttcacaaaaagtagAGGAACATTTAAGGTtggaagtcaaaattgttgttagataaaacatttaatataattcaactgatttgtcggtcgatgatgaattgatattttggtgcgtaacaatttaataaataagagataagattaatctgtaatctatgttaaatttcctcttagcttAATTAGAATTCTATACGAACTTTAACTTACATTtagtatctttttgtttaccaacaaatacaaaaagctgaaataaattttcaagtttcttgaaattcaaccatatgttgaatcagctgttctgtcagatacctacataccccagaaattcttggaaacctttggattccttttttgacatttcagctgtttttgaagaactgttaatttacacgtaaaacactaacaaaaaggtatccggatacgcTATctatctgagattgaacgcaccCATAGAGAGCGCTCAGAACTAgctctgtttaaaaaaaaaacacaccccGAGTGCTCTGATATGCCTGAgctaaaaagaaacaaagatcAATTATTCAAAGCTCGAAAAAACGACTTAGGAAAAACTGTCAAAGTCTAAgcacttttgaaaaaagaattaagttaGTTAATATAATTTGTACTAAATTAGCCAAAACATGGAACATAAAATGTCTTTTCAGATTGagagaagaaatttaaaaaaaaaattaactctcaAATAAAAGAAGTCGCGGATTGAAGTTCAcctcttaaaataatttgagttTGTTGTTGCTCAAGCTGTcacaaaattttggttaaccctaaatatcttacgaaccaaaaacgctagagacttgaattaaattttatataatatattgtaacgtgatatcaaagaagtgtttttataaaaaacaactgttatatgtttttttttaaaatacacttctttgatatcacgttacagttttttttataaataaaaaaaaactgaaaacaaaatttatcacctccaaaattttacgactgaaatatgatttaatctccaaaacaattttgtgcaacgaataacaatgtttttgatatctgataaaattttgagaaaaatcgaattgacagctttttgtataaaaaataaaaatctaaaaaaaacattactcaaagttggtaaaaatttaatatcgattcaaaaatcttttcaagaacttgaaatttaggcttcaaacttattttatcttataagaaatattgttttcaatattctgaaaaatgttgagaaaaatcaaatttacagttttttttacaaaaaataaaaacctaaaaacaaattaataaaagttggtaaaaattaatttttgggctcaaatatcttttcaaaactctgagatattggctttaatttacttttatctttcaaaaaatattgttgtcaatattcagtaagagattgacaaaaatcgaattgacagttttcttacaaaaaattaaaaaccgaataaaaaattaacaaaagttggaaaaaaatgattttcgactcaaatatcttttcaaaactttgagatattttctttaatttacttttatctttcaaaaaatattggtgttaacattcagtaagattttgataaaaatcgaatagacagtttt
This window of the Eupeodes corollae chromosome 3, idEupCoro1.1, whole genome shotgun sequence genome carries:
- the LOC129951910 gene encoding glycerate kinase, with the protein product MDLVKSLPLHLQNLKRIFFKSVESVRPANLFDRNKYALQPKLDDNKRVVIRIQSKTFDITRKRCHVVGFGKAVLGMAVQLEKSLDKRLVSGILSIPIGTQEQFKEDPNMQLASESKIQVFEGAPNNQPDQVALEAAKSIKELAHRMGENDILFVLISGGGSALLPLPKAPIELEQKQTLIKRLSLQGASIDEMNIVRIALSEVKGGRLAVAAKNAFAVISFVISDIVNDPVDLIASGPTSPIRTRKFRAYEILMKYHLWQDVPNEVQDLLQNEENPEAPGLNNTIYIVGDNKVATEKSVSESVSLGYNPFILSTSIQGSIEEVIALYKLLLESLRKYQKEEITEDDFQELFPFDCRIFKHFIKTVQMSMKAGKPLLLILAGEPTVHVTGSGVGGRNQELAMRMSLEFFTNPLLRDVCFLSAGTDGIDGPCPAAGALGCSLVVEEFLKTKEMQAFESYLGQNDSYNFYKDLCGGGFHVVTGHTGTNVMDLHFILIP